In the genome of Candidatus Pristimantibacillus lignocellulolyticus, the window CTGCGGCAATCAAACAACTTCAGGTTCTAGGTGAGCAAATCAATGCACCAGTATTTGCAATGGGTGATCAAGTATCTCCTGTTGACATTGCTCGCAACGGTTTGCAACATGCCAAAGATAACGGTAATGATTATGTTATTTTCGATACAGCTGGTCGATTACATATCGATGAAGCTTTAATGGGTGAGTTGAAAGAGATTCATTCCATTGTTAAGCCAGATGAGGTGCTCTTAGTCGTTGATGCAATGACTGGTCAGGACGCCGTTAACGTCGCTCAAAGCTTCCATGAACAATTGGAACTTACAGGTGTCGTTCTAACGAAACTAGATGGGGATACTCGTGGTGGTGCAGCGCTTTCTGTAAAAGCTGTAACCGGACAACCTATCAAGTTCGCGGCAATGGGTGAGAAGATCGATTCTTTGGAGCCATTCCATCCTGAACGTATGGCATCTCGTATCCTTGGTATGGGTGATATGCTTTCTCTAATTGAGAAGGCGCAAGCGGGAATCGATGCAGATAAAGCTGCTGAGATGGAACGCAAAATGCGTAATGCGGAATTTACCTTCGATGATTTCCTAGAGCAAATGGAGCAAGTCAAGAAATTAGGTCCACTGGATCAAATTATGGATATGTTGCCAGGCATGGGTAAGATGAAAGGTAATATGAAAGATATGAAGGTCGATGAGAAGCAAATGGGTCGTGTCGAAGCCATTGTCAAATCAATGACAAAGGAAGAGAAGCAAAAGCCAGAATTGCTAAATCATAGCCGACGTAAGCGTATTGCTACGGGTAGTGGTGCTACCATTGTTGAAGTTAATCGACTGATCAAACAGTTTGATGATATGCGTAAAATGATGAAACAATTTAGTTCAATGATGGGCCCGAACGGACCAAAAGGTCTTAAAGGCGGTAAAAAAGGTATGAAGGGTATGAAAGGGCTTCTAGGCAAAAATATGAAGTTTCCCTTTTAGACTTTGATCACGATGTATTGCTGACGTAGCGTATTCGGCATCGAATATGGCATTCATCGCTTGCTCCGTTGCTCGTGTACCAATTACGTACACTATGCTACTCACTTCACTAACTTCATGCCATCTTCTTGGTGCTGAAAGTCTAAAATCGCTTCGAAGTTTTTGTGGGTGAATCGGTCGCCGTATGCTCGTGTACGTTGTGCACTTTGCTACTCGCTTGGTGTATACATTGATATTTAATTTTTCGAAGGAGGTGAATTTCTAATGGCAGTTCGTATTCGTTTGAAACGTATGGGTGCTCACAAAGCTCCATTCTATCGCGTAGTAGTATCTGATTCTCGTTCTCCACGTGATGGTCGTTTTATTGAAGAAATCGGTACTTATAATCCAGTTGCGCAACCTGCAGTAGTAACAATCAACGAAGAAAAAGCGTTGAAATGGCTACAAACAGGTGCACAAGCATCTGATACAGTTCGTGACTTGCTTTCTAAAGCGGGTGTAATGAAAAAATTCCATGAGCTTAAACAACAGAAGTAATAGCTAATCGTTATTATTGTTGAGAAGCGGAGGGCTTTGTTGATGAAAGAGTTAATTCTTGTCATAGCGAAGGCTTTAGTGGATCATCCGGAAGATGTGCGCGTTCATGTTAAAGATGAACGCAGTACGATTTACGAGCTTTCGGTTCATCCATCTGATGTCGGTAAAATTATCGGTAAGCAAGGTCGTATTGCGAAAGCGATACGAACTGTGGTGAACTCGGCTGCAACTAAGTCTAACGAGCGTGTGATCGTTAACATTCAATCATAAGTGAATGCGCCGTCAGGAGGGTTAGGATGAAAATCCTGGCCCTCTTTTGGCATGGAAATGCGAAAAAGTTTGTTAAGTAAGGGATGATGAAATGAGTGGAACTTGGTATAATGTTGGTCTGATTGTGAATACACACGGACTAAAAGGTGACCTGAAAGTAATGTCACGTACAGATTTCCCAGAAGAGCGCTTCGCTGTAGGCAGTAAGCTCGTTATGTTCAACGAAGAAACAGGACAATCTATAAAAATTGAGATTACTAACTCGCGTGAGCAAAAGGGAATGTACTTTATTAAGTTAAAAGGGTATAACGATATTAATGAAGTAGAGAAATTCAAAGGCTGGCTTATTAAAGTAGCTGCTGAGGATCAAGGCTCATTAGATGATGGCGAATATTTTTATCATCAAATTATCGGTTGTGAAGTTTACAGCGATGAAGATGTATTGCTTGGTGTAGTAACTGAAATTCTGTCTCCAGGTGCCAATGATGTATGGGTTGTAGAGCCTGGAAAAGGCAAAGGCAAACAGATTTTGTTACCAGTTATTGATCCTGTCGTGCTGAATGTTGATGTAGCAAATAAACGTATCACTGTTCATTTGCTAGAAGGATTGGTCTAACATGAAAATTGATGTGCTAACGTTATTTCCTGAAATGTTTACTGGTGTGTTCACGAGTAGCATTTTAGGAAAAGCTCACCAAAAAGGAATTGTTGAGCTTAACGCGATTAATTTCCGTAAATATGCCAATAATAAGCATAATACAGTAGACGATTATCCTTATGGCGGCGGCGGTGGTATGGTCTTGAAGGCTGAACCTGTATTTACTGCAGTTGAGGAGTTACAAGCTCAAGCTTCAGAGCCACCACGTGTAATTTTGATGTGCCCGCAAGGGGAAAGTTATACGCAACGCAAGGCAGAAGAATTAAGCGCGTCTAGTCATCTCGTATTCATTTGCGGTCATTATGAAGGTTATGATGAACGTATTCGTCAGCATCTAGTTACGGATGAAATATCTGTTGGCGATTATGTGCTCACCGGTGGAGAAATTCCGGCCATGACAGTAATCGATAGCGTAGTAAGATTATTACCTGGTGTGCTGGGTAATGAGACAAGTGCAATTACGGATTCGTTCAGTACTGGTCTACTGGAGTATCCTCACTATACAAGACCTGCTCAATTCCGTGACTGGTCAGTTCCAGAGGAATTATTATCTGGGCATCATGCTAATATTGAGAAGTGGAGACGTGAACAATCGTTATTACGTACATTGGCACGTCGACCAGATCTACTTGAGCATGTTGAACTGTCAAAGAAAGAGAAAAAATGGCTATCTGAGCAACGCAAATTGCTAGGCATCAATTCATAGTAGCATAGCAATCGATAAATTAGGACAAACCCATAAGTTATCATTGTATTGATGCAGTAAATATGATAAAATAGTTAATGTTGTTCGTATAACGGGTGGTCCGCTATAAACGATGATCTACTCAGAAGAATAGGGAGTTTATAAGAACATCTATGGTGAAAGGAGTTGAATGTATTGAATATCCTACAAGCAATTGCTCAGGAACAGCTTCGTCAAGACGTACCTAATTTCCGTCCTGGTGACACGCTAAAAGTATACGTAAAAGTAATCGAGGGAACTCGTGAACGTGTTCAGTTATTCGAAGGCGTAGTAATTAAACGTCGCGGTGGCGGAATTAGTGAAACTTTTACTGTACGTAAAATTTCATACGGTGTTGGTGTGGAAAGAACT includes:
- the ffh gene encoding signal recognition particle protein, with amino-acid sequence MAAFESLSSRLQNVFSKLKGKGKVSENDVAEAMREVRLALLEADVNFKVVKDFIAKVKEQAIGLDVSKSFTPGMVIIDIVNKELTELMGGTQAKLAKANKPPTVIMMVGLQGAGKTTSSGKLARLLQKGNHKPLLVACDIYRPAAIKQLQVLGEQINAPVFAMGDQVSPVDIARNGLQHAKDNGNDYVIFDTAGRLHIDEALMGELKEIHSIVKPDEVLLVVDAMTGQDAVNVAQSFHEQLELTGVVLTKLDGDTRGGAALSVKAVTGQPIKFAAMGEKIDSLEPFHPERMASRILGMGDMLSLIEKAQAGIDADKAAEMERKMRNAEFTFDDFLEQMEQVKKLGPLDQIMDMLPGMGKMKGNMKDMKVDEKQMGRVEAIVKSMTKEEKQKPELLNHSRRKRIATGSGATIVEVNRLIKQFDDMRKMMKQFSSMMGPNGPKGLKGGKKGMKGMKGLLGKNMKFPF
- the rpsP gene encoding 30S ribosomal protein S16 — encoded protein: MAVRIRLKRMGAHKAPFYRVVVSDSRSPRDGRFIEEIGTYNPVAQPAVVTINEEKALKWLQTGAQASDTVRDLLSKAGVMKKFHELKQQK
- a CDS encoding KH domain-containing protein; amino-acid sequence: MKELILVIAKALVDHPEDVRVHVKDERSTIYELSVHPSDVGKIIGKQGRIAKAIRTVVNSAATKSNERVIVNIQS
- the rimM gene encoding ribosome maturation factor RimM (Essential for efficient processing of 16S rRNA), whose translation is MSGTWYNVGLIVNTHGLKGDLKVMSRTDFPEERFAVGSKLVMFNEETGQSIKIEITNSREQKGMYFIKLKGYNDINEVEKFKGWLIKVAAEDQGSLDDGEYFYHQIIGCEVYSDEDVLLGVVTEILSPGANDVWVVEPGKGKGKQILLPVIDPVVLNVDVANKRITVHLLEGLV
- the trmD gene encoding tRNA (guanosine(37)-N1)-methyltransferase TrmD, encoding MKIDVLTLFPEMFTGVFTSSILGKAHQKGIVELNAINFRKYANNKHNTVDDYPYGGGGGMVLKAEPVFTAVEELQAQASEPPRVILMCPQGESYTQRKAEELSASSHLVFICGHYEGYDERIRQHLVTDEISVGDYVLTGGEIPAMTVIDSVVRLLPGVLGNETSAITDSFSTGLLEYPHYTRPAQFRDWSVPEELLSGHHANIEKWRREQSLLRTLARRPDLLEHVELSKKEKKWLSEQRKLLGINS
- the rplS gene encoding 50S ribosomal protein L19, with protein sequence MNILQAIAQEQLRQDVPNFRPGDTLKVYVKVIEGTRERVQLFEGVVIKRRGGGISETFTVRKISYGVGVERTFPLHSPKLEKIEVARRGKVRRAKLYYLRNLRGKAARIKEIR